In Helianthus annuus cultivar XRQ/B chromosome 9, HanXRQr2.0-SUNRISE, whole genome shotgun sequence, the following are encoded in one genomic region:
- the LOC110876335 gene encoding uncharacterized protein LOC110876335: MAGSPGQSPIIIQKDGNSLSQFQCPILKPTNYTVWAIRIKTILEANGLWETIKPAENATVDTKKDKSAIAYLFQAIPEDVVLQVANCKTAKEIWDNLKVRHVGVDRDDDTIDSFTAKINSIVTRATEVGTTLSQPTLVRKLLNGVPDKFTQIVASMEQYSDLETMTLEEAVGKLKTYEERLKLKKKESPVNNLEELLYAGHGQHVGNRGRGRFRPSRGRGRGNYQHRGEGHTSYNSEGTDKPQSDDSKQETPTM; the protein is encoded by the exons ATGGCAGGATCACCCGGACAAAGTCCGATAATAATACAGAAAGATGGAAATTCTCtttcccagtttcagtgtccaattctgaaaccaacaaactatacggTTTGGGCTATTCGTATCAAGACGATTCTTGAAGCGAATGGTTTGTGGGAAACGATTAAACCGGCAGAAAATGCAACGGTAGACACTAAGAAAGATAAGTCTGCAATTGCATATCTGTTTCAAGCAATACCAGAAGACgttgtattgcaagttgcaaATTGTAAAACTGCAAAAGAGATTTGGGATAATCTAAAGGTTAGACACGTTGGTGTTGATCGG GATGACGACACTATTGATTCATTTACCGCAAAGATTAATAGTATCGTTACCCGGGCAACTGAAGTAGGAACGACGTTGAGTCAACCGACTCTAGTACGCAAACTCCTAAATGGCGTACCGGATAAGTTTACTCAAATCGTTGCCTCCATGGAACAATACTCCGATCTAGAAACTATGACGCTAGAAGAAGCGGTCGGAAAATTAAAAACGTATGAAGAAAGGTTAAAGTTGAAGAAAAAGGAAAGCCCCGTGAACAATCTAGAAGAACTTCTGTATGCGGGTCATGGACAACATGTTGGAAATCGTGGACGAGGGAGATTCCGTCCGTCACGAGGCCGAGGGAGAGGAAATTATCAACATAGGGGTGAAGGGCACACCTCTTACAATTCGGAAGGAACCGACAAACCACAAAGTGATGATAGCAAGCAAGAGACACCGACTATGTGA
- the LOC110876334 gene encoding LOW QUALITY PROTEIN: (E)-beta-ocimene synthase, chloroplastic (The sequence of the model RefSeq protein was modified relative to this genomic sequence to represent the inferred CDS: inserted 1 base in 1 codon), with the protein MALQLGQLVFPQRFFSEVCKPKPNIQQIVEVKCRQHRLICSGAKPNVSETIYQPTIWSHDFIQLLDDNFPINCKEKLRELEKNVIAMNVDFENGSFSTLEMLEHIDDIHRLGLGYRFRNHIKRAXDTIITPIYEVHVGHEESLHEASLRFRILRQHGYNVSQNFLGGFKESQGGFIGSLQTDVKGLLSLYEASHLGFMEESELHEAMLFAREHLLKQLECRENDAQVLERINRALEVPLFHRMLREEARYYIDAYNKREDANLLLLELATLDFNMIQATLKTELKEVSKWWENMGLAHKLGFVRDRLMECFFCAVGMVFEPQYRSCRVGITKAYALVTVIDDIYDIYGSLDELEMFTDAVKRWDINAIEHMPEYLQVAFKALYNTTTEMSSYTSIGQGEDILPILVKVWVELFEAFLLEAKWTHDKHIPTLEVYLDNAWRSVSGVVLLTHGYLLCNQEINRDVVESLDMYHDLMKWSSVIFRLYNDWATSSDEIEQGKTANAISCYMHENDVSEEVARKHIKTLIDEAWRKLIKVHLACTKELANPFIDMAINLARISLCTYQYGDGHGAPDARAHDQVSSVIIEPLMYNYA; encoded by the exons ATGGCCCTCCAACTCGGTCAACTAGTATTTCCCCAACGTTTTTTCTCTGAGGTGTGTAAACCAAAGCCAAACATCCAACAAATTGTAGAAGTGAAGTGTAGGCAGCATCGGTTGATATGCTCTGGAGCCAAGCCTAACGTTTCTGAAACCATTTACCAGCCAACTATCTGGAGTCATGATTTTATTCAGTTGTTAGATGATAATTTCCCG aTCAACTGCAAGGAGAAGCTGAGGGAGCTGGAGAAGAACGTAATAGCGATGAATGTTGATTTTGAGAATGGTAGTTTCAGTACGTTGGAAATGCTTGAACACATAGATGATATCCATAGGTTGGGTCTTGGCTACCGGTTCCGAAACCATATAAAGAGAG CGGACACTATAATTACACCAATATATGAAGTTCATGTTGGGCATGAAGAGTCTCTTCATGAGGCATCTCTTAGATTCAGGATTCTTAGACAACATGGTTATAATGTGTCCCAAA ATTTTCTTGGGGGATTTAAGGAAAGTCAAGGTGGCTTCATTGGATCTCTACAGACAGATGTGAAGGGATTGCTTAGTCTATATGAAGCTTCACATCTTGGTTTTATGGAAGAAAGTGAATTGCATGAGGCCATGCTATTTGCCAGAGAACATTTGCTGAAACAGCTTGAATGTCGAGAAAATGATGCGCAGGTCCTTGAACGCATAAACCGTGCTTTGGAAGTCCCTTTGTTTCATAGGATGCTTAGAGAAGAAGCAAGATATTACATTGATGCATACAATAAACGAGAAGATGCAAATCTACTTCTTCTAGAGCTTGCAACATTAGATTTCAATATGATTCAAGCAACACTCAAAACAGAACTTAAAGAAgtatcaaa GTGGTGGGAAAATATGGGCCTAGCACACAAGTTAGGCTTTGTTAGAGATCGACTCATGGAATGCTTCTTTTGTGCAGTTGGAATGGTGTTTGAACCTCAATATCGTTCTTGCCGTGTAGGGATAACGAAAGCCTACGCGTTGGTTACTGTCATTGACGACATATATGACATTTATGGTTCTCTAGATGAACTCGAGATGTTCACGGATGCTGTCAAGAG GTGGGATATTAATGCAATAGAACACATGCCGGAGTATTTACAAGTGGCCTTCAAAGCTCTTTACAATACGACAACCGAAATGAGTTCTTATACTTCAATTGGACAAGGAGAAGACATACTACCTATACTTGTAAAAGTG TGGGTAGAGTTATTTGAAGCGTTCCTTTTGGAGGCAAAGTGGACTCACGACAAACACATTCCAACCCTTGAAGTGTATCTTGATAACGCATGGCGATCGGTATCGGGAGTGGTTTTACTTACTCATGGATACCTTTTAtgcaatcaagaaatcaatagagATGTAGTTGAGTCCTTGGACATGTATCATGATCTTATGAAATGGTCATCTGTGATTTTTCGACTTTATAACGATTGGGCTACATCATCA GATGAGATAGAACAAGGTAAAACTGCAAATGCAATATCATGTTACATGCACGAGAATGATGTAAGTGAGGAAGTTGCGCGTAAGCATATAAAAACACTAATTGACGAAGCATGGAGGAAACTAATCAAAGTACATTTGGCTTGTACTAAAGAGCTGGCAAATCCTTTCATTGATATGGCAATAAATCTTGCTCGAATTTCACTTTGTACCTACCAATATGGTGATGGACATGGAGCTCCGGACGCTCGAGCTCATGATCAGGTCTCATCCGTGATTATTGAGCCCCTTATGTATAACTATGCTTAA